The following is a genomic window from Cupriavidus taiwanensis.
CCACGATCCCCGCGCCATTCACGGCTGACCCGCGGTTCCTGCCGCAACGCTGAGGACGCCGGCACGCTGCCGGCAGTCCGCGCCACCATGCCACAAGCCCGGGCCGACCCGCACGCCGTGGCCGCGATCGCGGCCGCGACCGTGCCGTGGCCCGCGGTGGATCACGCCGCGCAGGATCCCTTCACCGGCGCCTTCGCCAACGGCGCCGCGGCGCTGGCCGACCGGCTCGCCGGCCACCGCGTGGTGCTGCTCGGCGAATGCACGCACGGCACCGCCGAGTTCTATCACGCCCGCGCCGCACTGACCGCACATCTGGTGGCCCGGCACGGCTACCGCATCATCGCGGTGGAAGCAGACTGGCCGGACGCCGCGGCGGTGGACCGCCACGTGCGCGGGCGCTCGCCGCAGTCCGCCGAATCCCCCGGCGCCGCCTTTACGCGCTTCCCGGTCTGGATGTGGCGCAATCTCGAGGTAGCGCGCTTTATCCGCTGGCTGCACGCGCACAATGCCGCGCTCGCGCCGGCGCGGCGCGCCGGCTTCTTCGGGCTCGATATCTACAGCCTCGGCGCCTCGATGGCGGCGGTGCTGGCCTACCTGGAAGGCGTCGATCCGCAGGCCGCGCAGGCCGCGCGCGAACGCTACGGCTGCCTGGAACCGTGGCGGCGCGATCCGGCGCGCTATGGCCGCGCGGTGCTCCACGGCACCCATGCCGACTGCGAGGACGCGGTGGTCGAGCAGCTGCAGGCCTTGCTCGACAAGCGCCTGGCCTATGCGCGCGACGGGCACGATGAATTCCTCGATGCCGCGCAGAATGCGCGCCTGGTGGCCTCGGCCGAACGCTACTACCGCGTCATGTACCACGGCAGCGACGACAGCTGGAACCTGCGCGACACGCATATGTTCGACACCCTGGCGCAACTGCTGCACGCCCATGGGCCGCAAGCGCGCGCCGTGGTGTGGGCGCACAACTCGCATATCGGGGATGCTGCGCACACCGAGATGGGCGGCAGCCAGGGCCAGCTCAATATCGGCCAGCTATGCCGCGAAGCCTACGGCGACGGGGCCGCGCTGGTCGGCTTCAGCACCTATGACGGCACCGTGGCCGCCGCAACGTCCTGGGACGGGCCCATGGAAATCAAGCAGGTGCGTCCCGCACGGCCCGACAGCTACGAACACCTGTTCCATGCGGCCGGCCATGCGCAGGGCTGGACCGACCTGCGCGACGCTGCCGGCAGCGCCTTGCACGCCGAGTTGCGTGAATTGCTGATGCCGGCGCGGCAGGAGCGCTTCATCGGCGTGATCTATCGCCCCGAGACCGAACTGCAGAGCCACTACGCGCGCGCCGTCCTGCCACGGCAGTTCGACGTGCTGGCGTGGTTCGACCGCAGCAGCGCGGTCCCGGCGTTGCCGGCGGCGCCTGCCCCGGGCGCCCCCGAGACCTGGCCCTCCGGCCTCTGAGGCGCTTGCCAGTGGTTATTTGCGGCTCTTGGGCGCCTTCGGTTCCGACGCCGGATAGTCGTACCGTTGCGGCGACTGCGGCCCCTCGTTGACGGCCGGGCTGGCCGGCGTGGCGGGCGTGGCCGGCGTGGCGCGGGTGCCGGCGCCGCCCGGGGTGGCGGGCGTGGCCGGCGTGGCGGGCGTGGCGCGGCGCGTGTCGCCCTGGCCCGGCATGACATCCGAGGCCGACGTGCCCGGCGCACGCGTGTCGGCGCCAGGGCGCGTGGTGGTGGTCTGGGCCCACGCGGGCACGCTCAGCAGCGCGGCCAGCGCAAGGATCGCAGTGTGTCTCATGGCAGTCTCCTTCCTCGTGAACGGCGCGCGGCGTGCGGGCGTGCCGCGGCGGCCGGAACTGGCGCCGTCGCGAAACCCATGCCAGCGCTTCAGCTTCCGGTGCGGTCAGGCGCGACCTCGATGTGGTTGACGACGTCGCGCACGCCGGCACTGGCGCGCACGCAGGCCTCGACCGCGTCGCGGTCAGCGGCGCTGCCGATCGCGCCGCGCAGCGT
Proteins encoded in this region:
- a CDS encoding erythromycin esterase family protein, whose translation is MPQARADPHAVAAIAAATVPWPAVDHAAQDPFTGAFANGAAALADRLAGHRVVLLGECTHGTAEFYHARAALTAHLVARHGYRIIAVEADWPDAAAVDRHVRGRSPQSAESPGAAFTRFPVWMWRNLEVARFIRWLHAHNAALAPARRAGFFGLDIYSLGASMAAVLAYLEGVDPQAAQAARERYGCLEPWRRDPARYGRAVLHGTHADCEDAVVEQLQALLDKRLAYARDGHDEFLDAAQNARLVASAERYYRVMYHGSDDSWNLRDTHMFDTLAQLLHAHGPQARAVVWAHNSHIGDAAHTEMGGSQGQLNIGQLCREAYGDGAALVGFSTYDGTVAAATSWDGPMEIKQVRPARPDSYEHLFHAAGHAQGWTDLRDAAGSALHAELRELLMPARQERFIGVIYRPETELQSHYARAVLPRQFDVLAWFDRSSAVPALPAAPAPGAPETWPSGL